The Gemmatimonadota bacterium genome has a window encoding:
- the aroC gene encoding chorismate synthase yields the protein MRYLTAGESHGPAISAILEGLPAGLPVAAEDINRDLKRRQGGYGRGRRMQIETDTIEIRGGVRHGRTMGGPVSLVVQNRDWQNWTDVMAIEEADGPVRRRVTRPRPGHADLAGGLKYDRRDLRDILERASARETTMRVAVGAVARSLLAQFGMRVLSHVVRIGQVDADVSALSNDEIIDRAEASPVRCADEDAAQKMIAEIDRAKSLKDTIGGVFEVKVLNAPPGLGSHVQWDRKLDGRLAQAVMSIQAVKGVEIGLGFGVTRVLGSEVHDEIFYEGGRFYRETNRAGGVEGGMTEGEEIVVRGALKPIATLMRTIMSVDIESKEAFDSAKERSDVCTVPAAGVIGEAVVAFVVADAMQEKFGGDSLEEMKRNYQGYMDQLARY from the coding sequence TTGCGATACCTGACCGCAGGCGAATCACACGGACCGGCCATATCGGCAATTCTCGAAGGTCTGCCCGCGGGGCTGCCGGTGGCTGCGGAAGACATCAACCGGGACCTGAAACGGCGCCAGGGCGGATACGGCCGGGGCCGGAGAATGCAGATCGAGACCGATACGATCGAGATCCGGGGCGGCGTGCGCCACGGCAGGACCATGGGCGGACCGGTTTCTCTCGTCGTGCAGAACCGGGACTGGCAGAACTGGACGGACGTCATGGCGATCGAGGAGGCCGACGGTCCGGTGAGGCGGCGGGTGACCCGGCCCCGACCCGGCCACGCCGATCTCGCGGGCGGACTGAAGTACGACCGACGCGATCTGCGGGACATCCTGGAACGGGCGAGCGCGCGGGAGACGACCATGCGGGTCGCGGTCGGCGCGGTCGCCCGTTCCCTCCTCGCTCAGTTCGGCATGCGCGTGCTCAGCCACGTGGTGCGGATCGGGCAGGTGGACGCGGACGTGAGCGCCCTGTCGAACGATGAGATCATCGACCGGGCCGAAGCCTCTCCCGTGCGCTGCGCCGATGAAGACGCCGCGCAGAAGATGATCGCGGAGATCGACCGGGCGAAGTCTCTCAAGGACACGATCGGCGGGGTCTTCGAGGTCAAGGTGCTGAACGCGCCGCCCGGCCTCGGCAGCCATGTGCAGTGGGACCGCAAGCTCGACGGACGGCTGGCCCAGGCGGTCATGAGCATACAGGCCGTGAAGGGCGTGGAGATCGGGCTGGGTTTCGGCGTGACCCGGGTCCTCGGTTCGGAGGTCCACGACGAGATCTTCTACGAAGGAGGACGGTTCTACCGCGAAACGAACCGGGCCGGCGGCGTCGAGGGCGGCATGACCGAAGGCGAGGAAATCGTCGTCCGCGGCGCGCTCAAGCCCATCGCGACGCTCATGCGCACGATCATGTCGGTGGATATCGAGTCCAAGGAAGCCTTCGATTCCGCCAAGGAGCGGTCGGACGTGTGCACCGTGCCCGCCGCCGGCGTGATCGGCGAAGCGGTGGTGGCCTTCGTTGTCGCCGACGCCATGCAGGAGAAATTCGGGGGCGACAGTCTGGAGGAAATGAAGCGCAACTACCAGGGCTACATGGACCAGCTGGCGCGGTACTAG
- the aroB gene encoding 3-dehydroquinate synthase gives MAESGAHQSGGIVLIGFMGTGKTAVGWRLARALGVPFVDTDALIEKKAAARIPEIFEQRGETGFRAIEKSVIRSLADGVRRVIATGGGAVLDPDNFDVLRSLGPVIHLNAPAETVLARTRGDSGTRPLLTGEDPLERIRSLQRERAPVYGGADHEVDTSRHSIEDIVEMVKAWVESEERVIRVDLGSDSYDIVIGPDVLDRLGSRMTSFDLTGRALVVTHPGIAQRYGGRTTDSLRSAGFEPDLVEVPDGEAQKSLQWAEKLYDAMLAHGMDRRSPVIALGGGVIGDLAGFAAATFLRGVPFVQVPTSLLAQVDASVGGKVAVDHRRGKNLIGAFYQPLLVLASLDTLDSLPDRELRAGMAEVIKYGVIADPGLFAYIEGRLDDILKRDRGVLAHLVARSCEIKAEVVAGDEREHGRRAILNFGHTMGHAIETQTGMLHGEAVAIGMVYAARVAERMGLLDGESVRRLIELVRRTGLPCRCDGLDVPATIETMKFDKKSVGGRPRFILPSRIGEVAVRDDVPAEYIRSVLATGN, from the coding sequence GTGGCTGAGTCTGGAGCACATCAATCCGGCGGAATCGTCCTTATCGGTTTCATGGGCACGGGCAAGACGGCGGTGGGCTGGCGCCTCGCACGGGCCCTGGGCGTGCCCTTCGTGGACACCGACGCGCTGATCGAAAAGAAGGCCGCGGCGCGTATCCCCGAGATCTTCGAGCAGCGGGGGGAGACCGGTTTCCGGGCGATCGAGAAGTCTGTCATCCGGAGCCTCGCCGACGGGGTGCGCAGAGTGATCGCCACGGGCGGCGGCGCGGTGCTTGATCCGGACAACTTCGACGTGCTGCGGTCGCTGGGTCCGGTCATACATTTGAACGCGCCGGCAGAGACGGTACTGGCGCGCACGCGGGGCGATTCGGGGACCCGGCCGCTCCTGACCGGGGAAGACCCGCTGGAACGGATCCGGTCACTCCAGCGCGAGCGAGCGCCGGTCTACGGCGGGGCGGACCATGAAGTCGACACGTCGCGGCATTCGATCGAGGATATAGTGGAGATGGTCAAGGCCTGGGTAGAAAGCGAAGAACGGGTGATCCGAGTGGACCTCGGATCCGACAGCTATGACATCGTGATCGGGCCCGATGTGCTCGACCGGCTGGGAAGCCGTATGACGTCTTTCGATCTGACCGGCCGCGCGCTGGTCGTGACCCATCCGGGCATCGCGCAGCGCTACGGCGGTCGGACGACAGACTCTCTGCGGTCGGCCGGGTTCGAACCGGATCTGGTCGAAGTTCCGGACGGCGAGGCGCAGAAGTCGCTGCAGTGGGCTGAGAAACTCTATGACGCCATGCTGGCCCACGGGATGGACCGCCGTTCCCCCGTTATCGCGCTGGGCGGCGGGGTCATCGGCGACCTGGCCGGTTTCGCCGCGGCCACTTTCCTGCGCGGCGTCCCGTTCGTCCAGGTCCCCACCTCGCTCCTGGCCCAGGTGGACGCCAGCGTGGGGGGCAAGGTGGCCGTGGACCACCGCCGCGGGAAGAACCTGATCGGTGCGTTCTACCAGCCCCTGCTCGTGCTGGCCAGCCTGGATACGCTCGACAGCCTTCCGGACCGGGAACTGCGTGCGGGCATGGCGGAAGTGATCAAGTATGGCGTCATTGCAGACCCAGGACTGTTCGCCTATATTGAGGGGCGCCTGGACGATATACTGAAACGCGACCGCGGCGTGCTGGCGCACCTCGTGGCGCGGTCCTGCGAGATCAAGGCGGAAGTGGTCGCCGGAGACGAACGCGAACATGGACGGCGAGCCATCCTCAACTTCGGCCATACCATGGGCCACGCCATCGAGACGCAGACGGGCATGCTGCACGGCGAGGCCGTGGCCATCGGCATGGTCTACGCCGCCCGGGTCGCGGAGCGCATGGGCCTGCTGGACGGCGAAAGCGTCCGGCGGCTGATCGAACTGGTGCGGCGCACGGGGCTGCCCTGCCGGTGCGACGGACTGGACGTCCCGGCGACGATCGAGACCATGAAGTTCGACAAGAAGTCGGTGGGCGGCCGCCCGCGTTTCATCCTGCCCAGCCGCATCGGCGAGGTGGCCGTACGCGACGACGTGCCCGCCGAATACATCCGGTCCGTCCTCGCGACGGGGAACTAG
- the aroQ gene encoding type II 3-dehydroquinate dehydratase produces the protein MMKILVLHGPNLNMLGVREPEVYGTDTLEDINRSLETAAAGQGIEVRIRQSNHEGVLVDEIQDALGWADGILINPGAYTHTSIALRDAIVAVGLPVVEVHLSDIHAREKFRHHSYIEPVVLRQICGHGSDSYRLGLEALIDHISIGSEG, from the coding sequence ATGATGAAAATACTCGTATTGCACGGTCCGAATCTGAACATGCTGGGCGTCCGGGAACCGGAAGTCTACGGTACGGACACGCTGGAGGACATCAACCGGTCCCTCGAGACGGCCGCGGCGGGACAGGGGATTGAGGTGCGCATCCGCCAGTCCAACCACGAGGGGGTGCTGGTGGACGAGATTCAGGATGCCCTCGGCTGGGCCGACGGCATCCTGATCAATCCCGGCGCGTACACCCACACGAGCATCGCCCTGCGCGACGCGATCGTCGCCGTGGGCCTGCCCGTGGTGGAAGTCCACCTGTCGGACATACACGCCCGGGAAAAGTTCCGGCATCATTCCTATATCGAGCCCGTGGTCCTCAGGCAGATCTGCGGACACGGAAGCGACAGCTATCGGCTGGGCCTGGAGGCCCTGATCGACCACATCAGCATTGGGAGCGAAGGATGA
- the trpB gene encoding tryptophan synthase subunit beta, whose protein sequence is MTLPDQRGHFGIFGGRYVPETLMTALDELLDVYEAAKTDPEFEEEFRYYLRDYVGRPSPLYYAERLTQTHGGARIYLKREDLNHTGAHKINNTIGQILLTRRMKKPRVIAETGAGQHGVATATVAARFGLECDVYMGSEDMERQALNVFRMRLMGSRVIAVDAGSRTLKDALNEALRDWATNVRHTHYIIGSVAGPHPFPMLVRDFQSVIGREAREQVLEKEGRLPDVLVACVGGGSNAIGLFHPFLGDGVRLVGVEGAGHGLDTGMHAATLGIGTPGVLHGAMSYTGQDANGQIQVAHSVSAGLDYPGVGPEHSYLKDSGRAEYVSVTDDEALEAFELLSRVEGIIPALESAHAIAHIARIAPEMDREEVIVAGLSGRGDKDVEQVDGLLARREEDAE, encoded by the coding sequence ATCACGCTGCCCGACCAGCGCGGACATTTCGGGATATTCGGCGGCCGCTACGTTCCGGAGACGCTGATGACGGCCCTGGACGAGCTGCTGGACGTCTACGAGGCGGCAAAAACAGATCCGGAATTCGAGGAGGAATTCCGTTACTACCTCCGGGACTACGTGGGCCGTCCGTCCCCCCTCTACTACGCGGAGCGGTTGACGCAGACCCACGGCGGCGCGCGGATCTATCTCAAGCGGGAGGACCTGAACCACACGGGCGCCCACAAGATCAACAACACGATCGGCCAGATCCTGCTCACCCGGCGCATGAAGAAACCACGGGTCATCGCGGAGACCGGTGCGGGCCAGCACGGCGTGGCCACGGCCACCGTGGCCGCCCGCTTCGGCCTGGAATGCGATGTCTACATGGGTTCCGAGGACATGGAACGCCAGGCGCTGAACGTCTTCCGCATGCGCCTGATGGGCAGCCGGGTCATCGCCGTCGACGCGGGCAGCCGCACGCTGAAGGACGCGCTGAACGAGGCCCTGCGGGACTGGGCGACCAACGTCCGCCATACCCATTACATCATCGGATCGGTGGCGGGGCCCCATCCCTTCCCCATGCTGGTGCGCGATTTCCAGTCGGTCATCGGCCGGGAAGCGCGGGAGCAGGTCCTGGAGAAAGAAGGGCGGCTTCCCGATGTGCTCGTCGCCTGTGTGGGGGGCGGCAGCAACGCCATCGGGCTCTTTCATCCCTTCCTCGGCGACGGCGTTCGCCTGGTCGGCGTGGAGGGCGCGGGACACGGGCTGGATACGGGGATGCACGCGGCGACGCTGGGCATCGGCACGCCAGGCGTCCTGCACGGCGCCATGAGTTATACCGGACAGGACGCGAACGGCCAGATCCAGGTCGCCCACTCCGTCTCCGCGGGACTCGACTATCCCGGTGTGGGACCCGAGCACAGTTACCTGAAGGATTCCGGCCGCGCGGAGTACGTGAGCGTGACCGACGACGAGGCGCTGGAGGCCTTCGAACTGCTCTCCAGGGTCGAAGGCATCATACCCGCGCTCGAAAGCGCCCACGCCATCGCCCATATCGCCCGGATCGCCCCGGAAATGGACCGGGAGGAGGTCATCGTCGCCGGGCTGTCGGGCCGCGGAGACAAGGACGTCGAGCAGGTGGACGGGTTGCTGGCCCGGCGCGAAGAGGACGCTGAATGA
- the trpA gene encoding tryptophan synthase subunit alpha, translating to MNRIEETFASLKSAGRTALIPYIMAGDPDLETTASLVVEVDRRGADLVELGVPFSDPIADGPTIQRAALRALDRGTTLRAIVDTVASIRKQSSIPIVLMTYYNPVLAYGIGEFCRDAARAGVDGLIVPDLPPEEGAELSDACRRHGLTVVFLVAPTSTTQRIELVNRHSTGFVYCVSLTGVTGARGELADGVDAFMAQVRSHTDRPLGLGFGISSPEQAGEAARLADGVIVGSAIINVMEAHAGKPDMLRSVGEYVASLRTGIDQGTPVPAQG from the coding sequence ATGAACCGGATCGAAGAGACCTTCGCATCGCTGAAGTCCGCGGGCCGCACGGCGCTGATCCCCTACATCATGGCGGGGGACCCGGACCTGGAAACGACGGCCTCGCTGGTCGTTGAAGTGGATCGCCGCGGGGCCGACCTGGTGGAACTGGGCGTGCCCTTCTCCGATCCCATCGCCGACGGCCCCACGATCCAGCGCGCCGCGTTGCGGGCCCTGGACCGGGGCACGACCCTGCGGGCCATCGTCGACACGGTAGCCTCGATCAGAAAGCAGTCCTCCATACCCATTGTCTTGATGACCTACTACAACCCGGTGCTCGCTTACGGGATTGGGGAATTCTGCCGGGATGCCGCCCGCGCGGGGGTGGACGGCCTGATCGTGCCCGATCTGCCGCCGGAGGAAGGGGCCGAACTGTCCGATGCCTGCCGGCGGCACGGCCTCACCGTCGTCTTCCTGGTGGCGCCCACGAGCACTACGCAGCGGATCGAACTGGTGAACCGTCACTCCACGGGGTTCGTCTACTGCGTCTCCCTCACGGGCGTCACGGGCGCGCGGGGAGAGCTGGCGGACGGGGTGGACGCGTTCATGGCGCAGGTGCGGTCCCACACAGACCGGCCTCTCGGGCTGGGCTTCGGCATCTCGTCGCCGGAGCAGGCCGGAGAGGCCGCGCGACTGGCCGACGGGGTCATCGTGGGCAGCGCCATCATCAACGTGATGGAAGCGCACGCCGGCAAGCCGGACATGCTCCGGTCCGTGGGCGAATACGTGGCTTCACTGAGGACGGGTATAGACCAGGGAACACCGGTGCCCGCACAGGGCTAG
- the aroH gene encoding chorismate mutase, with translation MVRGVRGAITVESNTAEAIRSAAHRLLTTIMDRNGIELEQIASVVFSVTKDIDAESPAYGVRQMGLVAVPLFSLQEMEVPGSLVRCVRVLVHINTDKSQDEIRHVYLDGAVVLRPDIAGRE, from the coding sequence ATGGTCCGAGGCGTTCGCGGCGCCATAACCGTTGAATCGAATACAGCGGAAGCCATTCGAAGCGCGGCCCATCGGCTGCTTACGACGATTATGGACCGAAACGGCATCGAACTGGAACAGATCGCCAGCGTGGTTTTCTCCGTGACGAAGGATATCGACGCGGAATCGCCCGCTTATGGCGTGCGGCAGATGGGATTGGTCGCCGTTCCCCTGTTCAGTCTGCAGGAAATGGAGGTCCCGGGTTCGCTTGTCCGTTGCGTACGGGTACTGGTTCATATAAACACCGACAAATCACAGGACGAAATACGGCATGTGTACCTGGACGGCGCCGTCGTGCTCCGGCCGGACATCGCCGGGAGGGAATGA
- the aroF gene encoding 3-deoxy-7-phosphoheptulonate synthase, protein MVVVMKPQATEAQKEHVRETIRAFRCKPRDIQGDVITIICLIGNTLSLVPEQFEILEGVDRVQRIQRPYKLVSREVQPHKTRFKVGDVMIGGDGIAIIAGPCSVESYDQFLEAAQHARSAGAHIIRGGAFKPRTSPYSFQGLGEEGLKIMARVSEETGLPTISEVMEPEMEPMVSEYVDMLQIGARNMQNYPLLNVAGRSSKPVMLKRGMSATLEEMLLAAEYILAAGNHNVVLCERGIRTFETWTRNTLDISAVPVLQKYTHLPVFIDPSHGTGNADFVGPAARAAVAVGADGLMIEMHPTPERALSDGDQSLTPEALTSLIPELQAVATAVNRTIG, encoded by the coding sequence ATGGTCGTCGTAATGAAACCGCAGGCCACGGAAGCACAGAAGGAACACGTCCGCGAGACGATCCGGGCCTTCAGATGCAAACCACGGGATATCCAGGGGGACGTGATCACCATCATCTGTCTTATCGGCAATACGCTCAGTCTCGTTCCCGAACAGTTCGAGATCCTGGAGGGGGTGGACCGCGTTCAGCGCATCCAGCGGCCCTACAAGCTGGTGAGCCGGGAGGTGCAGCCGCACAAGACCCGTTTCAAGGTGGGCGACGTAATGATCGGCGGCGACGGCATCGCCATCATCGCCGGTCCCTGTTCCGTCGAATCCTACGACCAGTTCCTGGAGGCGGCGCAGCACGCCCGATCCGCAGGGGCCCATATCATACGCGGCGGAGCCTTCAAGCCCAGGACCTCGCCCTACAGCTTCCAGGGGCTCGGTGAGGAGGGCCTGAAGATCATGGCCCGGGTCAGCGAGGAAACAGGCCTGCCGACCATCTCGGAAGTGATGGAGCCCGAGATGGAACCCATGGTCTCGGAATACGTGGACATGCTGCAGATCGGCGCCCGGAACATGCAGAACTATCCGCTGCTGAACGTCGCGGGACGGAGCAGCAAGCCCGTCATGCTCAAGCGGGGCATGTCCGCCACGCTCGAAGAGATGCTCCTGGCGGCCGAGTACATCCTGGCGGCGGGGAACCACAACGTCGTCCTGTGCGAAAGGGGCATCCGGACTTTCGAGACCTGGACCCGGAACACCCTCGACATCTCCGCCGTACCGGTGCTGCAGAAATACACCCATCTGCCCGTGTTCATCGACCCGAGCCACGGGACCGGCAACGCCGATTTCGTGGGGCCGGCCGCCCGGGCGGCCGTGGCGGTGGGCGCCGACGGGCTCATGATCGAGATGCATCCGACGCCGGAGCGCGCGCTGTCCGATGGGGACCAGTCCCTGACTCCGGAAGCGCTGACCTCCCTGATCCCGGAACTGCAGGCGGTCGCGACGGCCGTCAACCGGACCATCGGCTGA
- a CDS encoding prephenate dehydrogenase: protein MRITIIGVGLLGGSFGMAVRKAGAAERVAGVDLDRAVLDRALERGAIDAGYLETAEGAEGADLVVLATPVRSILDMVPRLAPLLGEETILLDLGSTKEAIVSAIAGEAGIRRYVGGHPMAGTEHTGIDHADDGLFQGATFALVPPPAVDVGALDLLRDLVRRIGARPVVIPAERHDRIVSVTSHLPYLLSVVLALAAEQTAREEERLGEFAASGFRDTTRLAASTVRVMADICLTNGRPLLRGIEDARRLLDDLAAQIEEGRETELVETLTKAKDSRAALLGERRTD from the coding sequence ATGCGCATTACCATTATCGGCGTGGGACTGCTGGGCGGTTCCTTCGGCATGGCGGTCCGGAAGGCGGGGGCGGCGGAACGCGTCGCGGGCGTCGACCTGGACCGGGCCGTACTGGACCGGGCCCTGGAGCGCGGCGCCATCGACGCGGGATACCTTGAAACGGCCGAAGGGGCGGAAGGCGCCGACCTGGTCGTACTCGCCACGCCCGTGCGGTCTATCCTGGACATGGTGCCCCGCCTCGCGCCGCTCCTCGGTGAGGAGACCATCCTCCTGGACCTGGGCAGCACCAAGGAGGCCATCGTTTCCGCCATAGCCGGCGAGGCCGGCATCAGGCGGTACGTCGGCGGCCACCCCATGGCGGGTACCGAGCACACCGGCATCGACCACGCCGATGACGGGCTGTTCCAGGGCGCGACCTTCGCCCTGGTTCCGCCGCCCGCGGTGGATGTAGGCGCGCTCGACCTGCTCAGGGACCTGGTCCGCCGGATCGGGGCGCGTCCCGTCGTCATTCCCGCCGAGCGCCACGACCGGATCGTCTCCGTCACCAGCCACCTGCCCTACCTGTTGTCCGTGGTGCTGGCCCTTGCCGCGGAGCAAACGGCGCGCGAGGAAGAACGCCTGGGTGAGTTCGCCGCGTCGGGATTCCGGGACACGACCCGGCTGGCTGCGTCCACCGTGCGGGTGATGGCCGACATCTGCCTGACCAACGGACGGCCCCTGCTGCGCGGCATCGAGGACGCCAGGCGGTTGCTCGACGACCTGGCGGCGCAGATCGAGGAGGGGCGCGAAACGGAACTGGTGGAGACGCTGACGAAGGCGAAGGATAGCAGGGCCGCGTTGCTGGGTGAAAGGAGGACCGATTGA
- the pheA gene encoding prephenate dehydratase, which yields MKKYRTGFQGELGAFSEMAVLAYFGDGAEPVPHGWFDDVFRAVDEGSCDYGMLPIENTLAGSIHVNYDLMQEHDLQIVGEIVLRIVHNLMAKPGVRPEELRRVQSHPKALEQCVRFFREHPSMKPDTVYDTGGAAKMLGEGDARDVGVIASTRAAERYGLEILESGIEDNVQNYTRFLVLGKEPEPPEGERLKTSIVFSVPHEPGMLFKAMSVFALRDISINKIESRPLVGSPWEYLFYLDFEGHAESLLCSRALNHLREIAANYKLLGSYAEGRIVDRV from the coding sequence TTGAAGAAGTACAGGACCGGCTTCCAGGGCGAGCTGGGAGCCTTCAGCGAAATGGCCGTGCTCGCCTATTTCGGAGACGGGGCCGAACCGGTACCCCACGGATGGTTCGACGACGTGTTCCGCGCCGTGGACGAGGGCAGCTGCGACTACGGCATGCTGCCGATCGAGAACACCCTGGCGGGCAGCATCCACGTCAACTACGACCTGATGCAGGAGCACGACCTGCAGATCGTGGGCGAAATCGTGCTCCGCATCGTCCACAACCTGATGGCGAAACCGGGTGTCCGGCCGGAGGAGCTCCGCCGGGTCCAGTCCCATCCCAAGGCGCTTGAACAGTGCGTCCGGTTCTTCCGGGAGCATCCGTCGATGAAACCCGACACCGTGTACGATACGGGCGGGGCGGCCAAGATGCTCGGGGAGGGAGATGCCCGGGACGTCGGCGTCATCGCGAGCACGCGGGCCGCGGAGCGTTACGGACTCGAGATCCTGGAAAGCGGGATCGAGGACAACGTCCAGAACTATACGCGTTTCCTGGTCCTGGGCAAAGAGCCTGAACCACCGGAGGGCGAACGCCTGAAGACCTCCATCGTGTTCTCGGTGCCCCACGAACCCGGCATGCTGTTCAAGGCCATGAGCGTCTTCGCGCTGCGGGATATCTCCATCAACAAAATCGAATCGCGGCCCCTGGTCGGATCCCCCTGGGAGTACCTGTTCTACCTGGATTTCGAGGGTCACGCGGAGAGCCTGCTCTGCAGCCGGGCGCTCAACCATCTCCGGGAGATCGCGGCAAACTACAAGCTACTGGGCTCCTATGCCGAGGGCCGCATCGTGGACCGGGTTTGA
- a CDS encoding NFACT RNA binding domain-containing protein, with protein sequence MDALVLQAVKDECGELEGARIVAVEQYAPMEIGLVLKMSTGRRVLSLSVQPGFSRVHLSDAAKKGAASSALLAVLRDHLIPGVLEKVDVAPFERVVQLHCRGRPSPGSGRYRLIAELIGNRGVMVFLSDPEQVILETLRRIRGTDRTLVPGEPYAFPPPMKKTPLDEATVERLSGTDCMAGADRLETPEELARHITATFAGLSRDMAREVLARAGLSDATGFEGTDMEDRIARTGRSLEELVHRVRARDWTPCIGRSEDGRARILSAVPVHSLPEVQVERHESVSVAVESFYEERMAEEAFRQRLQNVQRALRDETRRLERLAENLGQDLIDVEQEEEYRRYGELITSHLARLKSGAAEAVVEDYFSSGREEVAIPMKPGLSPAENARWYFRQARKARDGRKAVAQRIARARKRLEEVTGIRAKLGCDADEERLEEVYRACIRLDLVKAPRETGTSKTGASKRPRKKAGQDIHPRRYLTSSGHLLLVGRNSRENEALTKSAAPDDIWLHARNLGGSHVILRREDKTQMPSRKTLHEAACLAAWYSKGRGSTTVPVDYTERRYVRKMKNGSPGQVVFTREKTLFVEPGLALRQADAQETS encoded by the coding sequence ATGGACGCCCTGGTGTTGCAGGCCGTGAAAGACGAATGCGGGGAGCTTGAGGGGGCGCGTATTGTGGCCGTCGAACAGTACGCACCCATGGAAATCGGCCTCGTCCTGAAGATGAGCACGGGCAGGCGCGTGCTGTCTCTTTCCGTGCAGCCGGGTTTCTCCCGGGTTCATCTGTCGGATGCCGCGAAGAAGGGCGCAGCGTCGTCCGCGCTGCTCGCCGTGTTGCGGGACCATCTCATCCCCGGTGTGCTGGAAAAGGTCGACGTAGCCCCCTTCGAACGGGTGGTGCAACTCCATTGCCGGGGCCGGCCTTCTCCGGGATCCGGCCGGTACCGCCTGATCGCCGAGCTCATCGGGAACCGGGGCGTCATGGTCTTCCTCTCCGACCCGGAACAGGTTATCCTGGAGACCCTCCGCCGCATCCGGGGCACGGATAGGACGCTGGTTCCCGGCGAGCCCTACGCGTTCCCACCGCCGATGAAGAAGACACCCCTCGACGAAGCCACGGTCGAACGGCTGTCCGGGACGGATTGCATGGCCGGGGCGGACCGCCTGGAGACGCCGGAGGAACTGGCGCGTCATATAACCGCCACGTTTGCGGGCCTGTCCCGGGATATGGCCCGGGAGGTCCTCGCCCGTGCGGGCCTTTCGGACGCGACGGGTTTTGAGGGCACGGACATGGAGGACCGCATCGCGCGGACCGGGCGGAGCCTGGAGGAGCTTGTCCACCGCGTCAGGGCACGGGACTGGACGCCCTGCATCGGAAGATCGGAGGACGGGCGGGCCCGCATCCTTTCCGCGGTCCCGGTCCATTCCCTGCCCGAGGTGCAGGTGGAACGCCACGAATCCGTCAGCGTCGCGGTGGAAAGTTTCTACGAAGAACGGATGGCCGAAGAAGCGTTCAGGCAACGGCTGCAGAACGTGCAGCGGGCCTTGCGCGATGAGACCCGGCGCCTTGAACGCCTGGCGGAGAACCTGGGTCAGGACCTGATTGACGTGGAGCAGGAAGAGGAATACCGCCGGTACGGCGAGCTGATCACCTCTCACCTGGCCCGGCTCAAATCGGGGGCGGCGGAAGCCGTGGTCGAAGACTACTTCAGCAGTGGCCGGGAGGAAGTCGCTATTCCCATGAAGCCCGGCCTGTCGCCGGCGGAGAACGCCCGGTGGTACTTCCGCCAGGCCCGCAAGGCCCGGGATGGCCGGAAGGCGGTGGCCCAACGCATCGCCCGGGCACGGAAACGCCTGGAAGAAGTCACGGGCATCCGCGCGAAGCTGGGATGCGACGCCGATGAAGAGAGGTTGGAGGAGGTTTACAGAGCCTGCATCAGATTGGACCTGGTCAAGGCGCCCCGCGAAACCGGCACTTCGAAAACCGGCGCTTCGAAACGGCCGCGCAAGAAGGCCGGGCAGGACATCCATCCGAGGAGGTACCTCACCTCCAGTGGACACCTGCTGCTCGTCGGCCGCAACAGCCGGGAGAACGAAGCGCTGACGAAATCGGCAGCGCCGGACGACATCTGGCTGCACGCGCGGAACCTCGGCGGTTCCCACGTGATCCTGCGGCGGGAGGACAAGACCCAGATGCCGAGCAGGAAGACCCTCCACGAAGCGGCCTGCCTGGCGGCCTGGTACAGCAAGGGCCGCGGTTCCACCACGGTACCGGTGGACTACACGGAGCGCCGTTACGTCCGGAAAATGAAAAACGGCAGCCCCGGGCAGGTCGTGTTCACCCGCGAAAAAACGCTCTTCGTCGAACCCGGGCTGGCGCTCCGGCAAGCCGACGCGCAGGAAACGTCCTGA